Proteins from a genomic interval of Rhizobium etli CFN 42:
- the ntrX gene encoding nitrogen assimilation response regulator NtrX — MASDILVVDDEHDIREIVSGILSDEGHETRTAHDSDSALAAISDRVPRLIFLDIWMQGSKLDGLSLLDEIKTRHPDLPVVMISGHGNIETAVSAIKRGAFDFIEKPFKADRLILIAERALENSKLKREVSELKRRTGDALELIGTSVAVSQLRQTIEKVSPTNSRIMILGASGSGKELVARMIHKKSARANGPFVALNAANITPDRMEVALFGTEGTPGQARKIGALEEAHRGILYLDEVGEMPRETQNKILRVLVDQQFERVGGSKRVKVDVRIISSTAYNLESRIAEGWFREDLYHRLAVVPVRVPQLAERREDIPFLVDQLMRQISEQAGIRPRRIGDDAMAVLQAHDWPGNIRQLRNNIERLMILARTDGPDTPITADMLPTDLGDMLPKVSAKNDYHIMTLPLREAREMFEKDYLIAQINRFGGNISRTAEFVGMERSALHRKLKSLGV, encoded by the coding sequence ATGGCCTCTGATATTCTCGTCGTCGATGACGAGCACGATATTCGCGAGATCGTTTCCGGCATTCTCTCCGACGAAGGCCATGAGACACGCACGGCCCATGACAGCGACAGCGCACTGGCCGCGATATCAGATCGCGTGCCGCGGCTGATCTTCCTCGATATCTGGATGCAGGGCAGCAAGCTCGACGGACTGTCGCTGCTCGACGAGATCAAGACTCGTCATCCCGATCTCCCCGTCGTGATGATATCAGGCCACGGCAACATCGAAACCGCGGTCTCGGCGATCAAGCGCGGCGCTTTCGATTTCATCGAAAAGCCGTTCAAGGCCGACCGGCTGATCCTGATCGCCGAACGCGCTCTGGAAAACTCCAAGCTCAAGCGCGAGGTTTCCGAGCTCAAGCGGCGCACCGGCGACGCCTTGGAACTGATCGGCACTTCGGTCGCCGTCTCGCAGCTGCGCCAGACGATCGAGAAGGTGTCGCCGACCAACAGCCGCATCATGATCCTCGGCGCATCCGGTTCCGGCAAGGAACTGGTGGCGCGGATGATCCACAAGAAGTCGGCCCGCGCCAACGGCCCGTTTGTTGCGCTCAACGCTGCCAACATCACGCCCGATCGCATGGAAGTGGCGCTCTTTGGCACCGAAGGCACGCCCGGCCAGGCGCGCAAGATCGGCGCACTCGAGGAAGCCCATCGCGGTATTCTTTATCTCGACGAGGTCGGCGAGATGCCGCGCGAGACGCAGAACAAGATCCTGCGTGTGCTTGTCGATCAGCAGTTCGAGCGGGTCGGCGGATCCAAGCGCGTCAAGGTCGACGTCCGCATCATCTCCTCGACGGCCTATAATCTTGAGAGCCGCATCGCCGAAGGCTGGTTCCGCGAGGATCTCTATCATCGCCTCGCCGTCGTGCCGGTGCGCGTGCCGCAGCTTGCCGAGCGGCGCGAGGATATTCCCTTCCTCGTCGACCAGCTGATGCGCCAGATCTCCGAACAGGCCGGCATCCGTCCGCGCCGCATCGGTGACGATGCCATGGCGGTGCTGCAGGCGCATGACTGGCCTGGCAATATCCGCCAGCTGCGCAACAACATCGAACGGCTGATGATCCTTGCCCGTACCGACGGCCCGGATACGCCGATCACCGCCGATATGCTGCCGACCGATCTCGGCGACATGCTGCCCAAGGTTTCGGCCAAGAACGACTATCACATCATGACGCTGCCACTGCGCGAAGCCCGCGAGATGTTCGAGAAGGATTATCTGATCGCCCAGATCAACCGCTTCGGCGGCAATATCTCGCGCACCGCCGAATTCGTCGGCATGGAGCGCTCGGCGCTGCACCGCAAGCTGAAATCGCTCGGAGTCTGA